In the Pseudorasbora parva isolate DD20220531a chromosome 5, ASM2467924v1, whole genome shotgun sequence genome, accagcatgcccatgggcgaacagatgggcgGAAATGCATTTGCTATCTAAACAACATGGCACTGGATGTAAAAATGCAAACTGCggcaggctgaaactagcaaaagaTGTATGATAAGGCCCCTAGTGTTTTGAAGTCTGTTCATATTTTAAAAGTCATatagtgtattccagcctttagGAGAACTACAGTATCAGTTTTTCTGTTCAGCTTCATCCatatgtacagtcttgttcaaaataatagcagtacaatgtgactaaccagaataatcaaggtttttagtatattttttattgctacgtggcaaacaagttaccagtaggttcagtagattgtcagaaaacaaatgagacccagcattcatgatatgcacgctcttaaggctgtgcaattgggcaattagttgaaaggggtgtgttcaaaaaaatagcagtgtctacctttgactgtacaaactcaaaactattttgtacaaacattttttttcttctgggatttagcaatcctgtgaatcactaaactaatatttagttgtatgaccacagttttttaaaactgcttgacatctgtgtggcatggagtcaaccaacttgtggcacctctcagctgttattccactccatgattctttaacaacattccacaattcattcacatttcttggttttgcttcagaaacagcatttttgatatcaccccacaagttctcaattggattaaggtctggaaattgggctggccactccataacattaattttgttggtttggaaccaagactttgcccgtttactagtgtgtattgggtcattgtcttgttgaaacaaccgtttcaagggcatgtcctcttcagcatagggcaacatgacctcttcaagtattttaacatatgcaaactgatccatgatccctggtatgcgataaatagacccaacaccatagtaggagaaacatgcccatatcatgattcttgcacctccatgcttcactgtcttcactgcgtactgtggcttgaattcagagtttgggggtcatctcacaaactgcctgtggcccttggacccaaaaagaacaattttactctcatcagtccaccaaatgttcctccatttctctttaggccagttgatgtgttctttggcaaattgtaacctcttctgcacatgccttttttttaacagagggactttgcgggggattcttgaaaatagattagcttcacacagacgtcttctaactgtcacagtacttacaggtaactccagactgtctttgatcatcctggaggtgatcattggctgagcctttgccattctggttattcttctatccattttgatggttgtcttccgttttcttccacgtctctctggttttgctctccattttaaggcattggagatcattttagctgaacagcctatcattttttgcacctctttataggttttcccctctctaatcaactttttaatcaaagtacgctgttcttctgaacaatgtcttgaacgacccattttcctcagctttcaaatgcatgttcaacaagtgttggcttcatccttaaataggggccacctgattcacacctgtttcttcacaaaattgatgacctcagtgattgaatgccacactgctatttttttgaacacacccctttcaactaattgcccaattgcacagccttaagagcgtgcatatcatgaatgctgggtcttgtttgttttctgagaatctactgaacctactggtaacttgtttgccacgtagcaataaaaaaatatacgaaaaaccttgattattctggttagtcacattgtactgctattattttgaacaataatgTACTTCTCAACATGGTTTAAAACAGTTCTTTCATTCTAGCCAATACAGTGTGTATATGAATGTACAGTTTATGCTTTGATTTTCTAATTAATAAATTACCTTCATATTTGTGAATAACTGgtgtttatttcattatttaacaATCAGATTATTTGTAAAATCAATAAGATGCTAACTAAAAACATGAGGGTGGCCTGTACTGGTGTTAAATGGtgccgagtgttatggaccatACAATTGTTGTAATGGCCATTTCATATTTCATTAAATTAGACATCATTATTCATAATCATAATGGaacatgatttttaaataaGGTCTTAATGAGTTTGTAGAGTGACCTTTCTTAAATGAACCGCAGTGCAGTCCATTAATTTCAATGTAATTTAATGAGGTATGGATGTGTAACTGCTGCAAGCGTTCCTGTCGGGCTGGATACATACAGACAAACCCaacattttattgttttctCAGTGATCATATTCATGTACGATATATACTGAAAATATCAAATTGTGTCAGCATTATTCCAGAGGATACTGTATTTATTGGGTTACTAGATCATATCGGGTGGTAAGGGATGTGTTGCTGAGACAGTCAACGGCAGGAGATGATGATCACATAGATCATCAGCCATATCTCTCTGCTGAGAGTGGTTGTGTGCAGGTGAGAGGCTGCGCTGCCTCATTATAACACTGTCAGGAACAATGTAATACTGTAAATAATTCCTCAGCAAAACCCGGTAGGGCTCTGATGATACTGTATGCAGTAGACACCACATTAAAGGAACACAAGCCACATATACACATGATATATGCTTAATCCCCTCCCGTTGGAATGATGTTTGATTATGTTTAAAAATCTGAATCACAAAACACCATGTTTGTTACGATTCACGTGAAGCATGTAATTCACATAATGATGCCTGGATTGTTGCAGAGCAGCTAATGGCTTGCAGCATCTTAAGATAATTTGACAAACCAAGCATGACCACAATATTAGTCATTTATTTGGACAAATTCATCATTTCTATACAAATTacgtcacacaaaaaaaaataacctTTGGCTGCTTCATACAAAACTCTAGTGCAATGACACATTTCCAGGATGTTTTCAGTTATGTTTTAGAATGCTTGCATATTTGATAATATATTAAACTTAACTTggaatgtatttaaatatattaatgatGAATACAGTATTTTAACAACATTTAAGAGTATCACGATGCTATTCTGCCCTTTTTAGAATTTTTAAATGTAGTAACCATCCAAAGCATCCCACTTTAGAGCAAAGACACACTATATTAtgaggtttcccagcagaacattgcccaaagcctCACGCTGCCTcaaccggcttgccttcttcccatagtgcccACTGTTGGCCGCTTTTGGCGGTGGACCGCTTTTGGCAGTCAGCATGGGCTGACATGAGCTGACCACTTTTGGCGGACTTCATGGACACCCTGACCGGTCCACGGCTATGTAGCCCCGTACACATCaaacgatgcactgtgtattctgacacctttctatcagaatcagcattaagttcttgagcaatttgagctacagtagctcgtctgtttgaacGGACcacacggtcatcaatgagccttggccacccatgacccgttttggagatactctgacccagttgtctagccatcacaatttggtccttgtcaaactcggtctaatccttacgcttgcccaatTTTCCGGcatctaacacatcaactttgaggacaataTTTCACCcgtgcctaatatatcccacccactaacaggtgccgtgatgaagagataatcagtgttattcacttcacatcATGttatgtcatatatatatatatatatatatatatatatatatatatatatatatatatatatatatatatatatatatatatatatatatatatatatgcttgaTTATATAAATAATCTTGATTATATAAATAATCAAGAATAGATTTCAATAAGGGGGATGCTTGAATCTTAAATTATCTTATAATTaataaaagcaaaataaaagtaataaaacacaataaatattcaaataaaatgagtATTTGGACGCTATAAGTGCACACCTAAAATCTATGAATGTCATTGCATTATTTAACACAATATCAAAACCAACtggaatttatttaattttttttcgaACTAGTCATTGAACAAAAATGTGTCaaaatttaaatgataaaaaaattggctattatatatacaatattaaGAGAAAGTAGGCTATTGACACTGTGTATTGGTAAAACATTAGTGGATCATATTCATGTCATGTGATTAATTAAACCTGGTTATTTAAAAGGAACATTTTCAAATGAGACCAAATGTTTCAGAAGGTCGTAATGTGCTTGCAGATGACATTTGGGCTGATATCTGATATGAGATAGGATTCTGACATTTTTAAGATGcgtgttcaaatactttttgGGCTCACTGTATTATATCCTCACTCACTCCTGCTGGTGAATCACTTCAATAAACCCACTCGCTGACAAAGTTTGGGGTGGATTTTTTGCCTGTGAATAAGAATCACATCACAGTACAGCATCTGGAGACTCTGCTTCTTCAAGGTCTACAGGCTGCAGTCTCTTTGGCCATGAACGAGCTGTGGTGTAGGCTGGTTTTCACCCTCTTCTCCCTCTGCCGCCGGTTACAGAACCACACACGGACCACCTCCTTCTCCAGATGGAGACCCTCTGCCATTCGCACAATCTCCTGAGAGGATGGCTTGCTCTTCTCCACAAAATTTCTTTCTAAGGCTTCCTTAGCCCCAAGACTGTGAGAGGAAATTAAGACTTAATTAGGTATTAATGAGAGGGAGATGCTGATATAATGGCTTTTGTTTAGTTCAAATTCCCCATTTACCTGATGGTTGTTCTCCGTTTCCGTTTACGCTCATGCATGCCCATCTTCTCATTAAAAAGAGCTGGTGAGAGTTGCAAATTAGATCTAAGTAATCTTAAGTTTTCATTAAAAACTCAGGGAGGATAGCATGGTTGTGGTAAAGAAATCCATAAATAATCCCACTAAGGAGTGTGTTGACTCACCACCGGCTTGCTCAGCCTCCTCCAGCCACTTTGCCAGGATGGATTTGAGCTTGCAGGCGTTTTTGAAGCTGAGCTGCAAGTTCTCGAAGCGGCAGATGGTGGTTTGGCTGAATTCAGAGCCGTGCACAGCCGCCAGTGCTTCACCCACATTGGTCTGTGTGTAACCTGCCAATCAAAAGTTGGGAAAAGTTTTATAAGTCTGTTGGGGTGATTGTGCACTTGTActtaaaagtagcctatatgtATACCTGTACTTGAAGATAATATAGCTaatattaattacataaaaggtcacttaaaaggttagtttacccaaacgAATATAAAAAACGTACCCAGCGCACTTTCACGAGAGCACCATGACGCATGCGTGCATGAGAGCAGAGTTGACGCGTGAACGCGCGTTGGAGATcagtattttgtaaataaatcggtaggctaaattatgtttttttgcacaaaGCATTCACGTCGCATGTTTGAGAAGCGCTGCTTTaacacacttaaagggttacttcagcgattagcatttgGCTTTgcatcagtagaaaccctgaatGATCATGCTTCCCACCCTCAtaccccctgagacaagagatttatgcattttatttctggaaaaaatcctccAGTGATGCAAATATCACCAATTTGCatcatctgaggatttttttggccagaggcggCAAgattaaagactacagccagattttatgaaaatgattgTGGTGGGCAAATAATCCTGTGATCCAGTggcagtggctttgggagtggcctcgaaacaagtgcattctgggagttgttgtctttcatccccatgagacaaaaatacattttctttccTCAGTCCAAATTCGATTcaacaataattttacatttctactacattaaagcagcacttggcaacttttgctctcggggtccccctacagttgggaaaaaataatgtcctcaactactgtcgtaagctgtcatcctacaacaggggatgccatcgcgcgtgcatttgttgacatgacaactctgatagccctgaactagtaatgcgggtcgtctcataacccacggaccccgtatgtctatttaatggtcgcgggtgcggggcgggttgtacaaatatatacagtggtgcggggcgggccaaataacgtcataaaagcgtccccgtgggttggtgcagcactaacagttcccctgaacactgcaggaggagttcacatgcaggtgttcttctggcgtcgcgtgtgaaatgtcttcatacCAGGTACAGTCactggcatatgtttcagcatgtcatatgaatataatttcatgggttttatttttttcaaacgccaaataatcacgatgctcacgtttacaagccagcgtcattatagtagtctattggttacggttttacagaatctatatgatacttcaaatcaatgtttgagtggtaggtaatacACCATAACaagacagcatcggtcgggcacgcctccttcagctcacgccaacgagcaaatgCTGGTCCAAtcttgatcctcgtcctgcctttaatcccatcacttttccgtttcctcttattgctttcctccaacaaaaccttttctttcttatttgtctctgctgcttcggacatgactatattgtccgacgaacaaagttgggcttgcacgtccgaatttaaggaagtgtgggtgttggtggaagtgacgtatatgccgtaaagcagttgaattttgtagttcttttttttcttgaaggttgaaaagttacctagtgctgctttaatgacccagtttaaatacagtggaaatatactgaatgccaatggaggcctttctgaaacctttctcagccatcagctttcaacaaaaatatcttcatttgtgttctgaagatgaacgaaggtcttacgggtgttcaacggcatgagggtgagtagttAATGAAATagctttcatttttgggtgaatctTTTTTGAGACCCTTTAAGTCTTGTGAAACCAGGggataaatatgtatttaataattaaagctgccacccataactttttgcactctagcggtttatgctagcctgacaagcctcacatcaagatgtttggtctggaaactcaccattgacagggctcaatctgaggggcgggataaacggttgtctttcaaactctctctgcacGGCATGCACGCAATTGGGtaacgctacaaccaaccagagctagttgaaagattaaatattcgccgtatccggtcggccaaacacatcttcccttcttaacaatgacttcagtgccgttctttgttattttctcaaagaaaagcttaactccaagtcttccagagtcgcggtcaaagctgattcgaaagaccgccgttcgtcagtttctgtgtttactagccacacgcaagcgcaactccgccgctagggtgcgtctagatttctaggctaggtttatgctgcattcacacgctctcggaattatcgtaaatacgagcttcctaggtaaaaattgcacttGAATGCCCTCccatttcaaaatttgaatgggatgagctcgtaatcacgacttcagatgtgggatttatcaaatttctgatagcacgtgaaggcggcataataaacagaactgcatgcatgttgcggaagaacattgcagccggagctacttctctctgtttatgtctatggcggatcacgcagggactgtgctccccCGCAGAGGTACCTACCAGACCAGTctaaaatagtcccaatatgaacacttattataagtgtgcCATAATAATTCAGGGTAAGACataaacacggtttggaaaaaggattcatgttgtacattctcattatacaatttttgtaaatcttgaacacaaaaaaaagttacggacagcagctataagtgtgccaaaaagcactcTAAACTCAGCataattgcatttaatattaAACATGATACATTTTCATTGAAATGCAATTATCATGCAGCTAAACTgacaaaaagagtacatttaGCTCAcacttaaatatattattttaaaatatattatttccaTAATAAGTACTCTTCGTAGCTGTGACAGTTGAGTTAATGAAGTGTCCACACTTTGGTGTACACTTAAAGTGCATCACTTTGGAATAATAGCATTATATTAATAGACCATACCATAAATAACTTTAATATAAACTAGCTAAACAAACTAAACTGGTTTGATTTaacccaaaaaaacaacaactaaaagtTAACCCAAAGTTTTATAAGGGAAGCGATATTTAATGCACAAAAGGCAAACCTAATTTGATCCTCCTCAGTTTGAAGTCATTAGCAAACTTCTCCAGTTCCCGGATCTGAGGTGAGTCCATATCGGGCGGCTCTTCCAGGGGCCGGCTTTTCCTGCGCAGCTCCTGCTTGATGTCACCTAAAATGGGTTCGTCCGAGAGCAGGGCCTGGGGCAGCGGCGGGAAGCTGTGGGTCAAAGCACAAGAGCCCCCACCCAAACCATGCTCAGGGAACTTATAGAGGCGTGGAGCCAGTGCTCCTGCGGGACAGACGAACAGAAATGAAGGCTGTGGTTAGAGGGAATAGTGACTCTTTATTTCTGAGACAGAATATCATttatttcaacaacaacaaaagaaacCATATTGTGAATTCAGTTATTTTCTAAACACCGGTAGATTCTATCAGCCAAAAGCATGTATTGATTTTTTATATAAAGCTTTATAATGTGCATAGGTAACTCCCttgacacttttttttcagtttcaGTGAGATCTGTCAGGTATTGTGGCCTTTCCTGTTATgcagtacatttaaaaaataaatatgtgtTGTGAAGATGATATATTAAAATGCTGGCTTAAGGAATGTTATCAGAATATCTACTAGGAAGTGATATTAGGGACACTGATTTGACCTGGGAAATATTtcaattaaagaaagaaaaaataagcTCCTGGAATATATCTTAATAAATAGTCTTTTTTTCAATGTAGAAGTTGTAGCACCAGGGGACAAAAGTGGCAACATCCACATAACCCAAAATAGTCCAATTATTTGAAATGTACCTGTAT is a window encoding:
- the pou1f1 gene encoding pituitary-specific positive transcription factor 1, whose amino-acid sequence is MTCQAFSTDSFTTLSGDSAALPLLMHHSGAADCLPVTSHAANMGPPVHSGLPLVQSSKRSHMHLSTSALSNASASLHYPMPPCHYSNQQTTYGMMAAQEMLSASISQTRILQTCSVPHANMVNGANSLQGALAPRLYKFPEHGLGGGSCALTHSFPPLPQALLSDEPILGDIKQELRRKSRPLEEPPDMDSPQIRELEKFANDFKLRRIKLGYTQTNVGEALAAVHGSEFSQTTICRFENLQLSFKNACKLKSILAKWLEEAEQAGALFNEKMGMHERKRKRRTTISLGAKEALERNFVEKSKPSSQEIVRMAEGLHLEKEVVRVWFCNRRQREKRVKTSLHHSSFMAKETAACRP